A genomic stretch from Lathyrus oleraceus cultivar Zhongwan6 chromosome 2, CAAS_Psat_ZW6_1.0, whole genome shotgun sequence includes:
- the LOC127118917 gene encoding uncharacterized protein LOC127118917: MAEGRGSTLVHLLVVVFCLVAFGFAIAAERRRSVGTINITAGTNETYCVYNSDVATGYGVGAFLFLLSGESLLMGVTKCMCFGRPLTPGGNRAWSIIYFLSSWATFLVAESCLIAGATKNAYHTKYRGIIYAQNFSCESLRKGIFIAGAVFIVATMILNVYYYMYFTKASTTLLSQKANRVSSSVGMTGYA; encoded by the exons ATGGCGGAGGGAAGAGGTTCCACTCTTGTGCACCTTTTAGTAGTTGTTTTCTGCTTAGTCGCATTTGGGTTCGCCATTGCCGCTGAGAGAAGAAGAAGCGTT GGAACCATCAACATAACGGCAGGAACAAATGAAACATACTGTGTTTACAATTCAGATGTTGCAACTGGTTATGGTGTGGGTGCTTTCCTGTTTCTTCTTTCAGGTGAATCACTACTTATGGGCGTGACAAAGTGCATGTGCTTTGGGAGGCCTTTAACACCGGGTGGAAATCGAGCCTGGTCCATCATATATTTTCTTTCATCTTG GGCCACTTTTCTTGTTGCAGAATCATGCTTAATAGCCGGTGCAACAAAGAATGCGTATCACACCAAATACCGAGGAATAATTTATGCACAGAACTTCTCTTGTGAAAGTTTGAGGAAAGGAATATTCATTGCCGGAGCAGTTTTCATTGTGGCAACCATGATTCTTAATGTATACTACTACATGTACTTCACCAAGGCATCCACAACTCTGCTTTCTCAGAAGGCCAATCGGGTTAGTTCCTCAGTTGGAATGACCGGATATGCGTGA